The following are from one region of the Streptococcus sp. 1643 genome:
- a CDS encoding TrkH family potassium uptake protein encodes MLFKSFLEKIKTTLVRLSPARRIFLSFALVIFLGSLLLSLPFVQAATSQATYFDHLFTTVSMVCVTGLFTLPVASTYNIWGQLICMLLIQIGGLGLMTFIGIFYIQGKQKLSLRGRETIQESFGYGETQSLKDFIRSIFLTTFLVEGIGAFLLSFRFIPEFGWGRGVLTSIFLAVSAFCNAGFDNFGSTSLLAFQTDPLINLVIAGLIITGGLGFMVWFDLATQFGKKKKRRLRFHTKLVLFLTAGILLFGTVSTLFIEWNNPGTIGNLSAPEKLLVSFFQTVSMRTAGFASIDYTQARPVTLFIYILQMFLGGAPGGTAGGLKITTFFVLLVFARSELLGLPHANVARRTIEPRTVQKSFSVFIIFLLTFLLGLILLGITAEGNPRFIYLMFETISALATVGVTANLTPELGKIALSIVMLLMFIGRIGPLTLLVSVAEYQPDKKDTIHYMKADITIG; translated from the coding sequence ATGTTATTCAAATCTTTTTTGGAAAAAATCAAGACGACTCTGGTTCGATTATCACCAGCCCGTCGTATCTTTTTAAGTTTTGCCCTAGTTATCTTCTTGGGTTCGCTCCTTTTAAGTCTTCCCTTTGTGCAAGCAGCAACGTCACAAGCGACCTACTTTGATCATCTCTTTACAACGGTGTCCATGGTATGTGTGACAGGGCTCTTCACCCTGCCAGTGGCCTCTACTTATAATATATGGGGCCAGTTGATCTGTATGCTCTTGATCCAGATTGGCGGTTTGGGGCTTATGACCTTTATCGGAATCTTTTATATCCAAGGCAAGCAAAAGCTCAGTCTTCGTGGCCGTGAGACCATTCAAGAAAGTTTTGGTTATGGAGAAACCCAGTCTCTAAAGGATTTCATCCGCTCGATCTTTCTGACGACTTTTTTGGTGGAAGGGATTGGTGCCTTTCTCCTGAGTTTCCGCTTCATTCCTGAATTTGGCTGGGGACGAGGGGTGTTAACCTCTATCTTTTTGGCTGTTTCAGCCTTCTGTAATGCTGGATTTGATAATTTTGGAAGTACGAGTTTGCTAGCTTTTCAAACGGACCCCTTGATCAATCTAGTGATTGCAGGTTTGATTATCACTGGTGGCCTAGGATTTATGGTCTGGTTTGACCTAGCAACCCAGTTTGGGAAAAAGAAAAAACGCCGCCTGCGTTTCCATACCAAGTTGGTTCTCTTTTTAACGGCGGGAATTCTGCTCTTTGGAACCGTATCGACTTTGTTCATCGAGTGGAACAATCCTGGGACGATTGGAAATCTCAGCGCTCCAGAGAAATTGCTGGTTAGTTTCTTCCAGACCGTCAGTATGAGAACGGCAGGCTTTGCTTCCATTGACTACACCCAGGCTCGACCGGTGACCTTGTTCATCTATATCCTACAGATGTTTCTGGGAGGGGCACCTGGGGGGACAGCAGGGGGGCTCAAGATTACGACCTTCTTTGTCTTGTTGGTCTTCGCTCGTAGCGAACTATTGGGCTTGCCTCATGCCAATGTGGCTCGGAGGACCATTGAACCCCGAACCGTGCAAAAATCTTTCAGTGTCTTTATTATCTTCTTGCTGACCTTCTTGCTGGGCTTGATCCTGCTAGGGATAACAGCAGAGGGGAATCCGCGTTTTATTTACCTCATGTTTGAGACCATTTCAGCCCTTGCGACAGTTGGGGTGACGGCAAATTTAACACCAGAGCTAGGCAAGATAGCCCTCAGCATCGTTATGTTGTTGATGTTTATTGGCCGTATTGGTCCCTTGACATTACTGGTCAGTGTAGCGGAATACCAGCCAGACAAGAAAGATACGATTCACTATATGAAAGCAGATATCACTATCGGATAA
- a CDS encoding TrkA family potassium uptake protein, whose product MSDRTIGILGLGIFGSSVLAALAKHNMNIIAIDDHEERINQFEPVLARGVVGDITDEELLLSAGIDTCDTVVVATGENLESSVLAVMHCKSLGVPTVIAKVKSHTAKKVLEKIGADAVISPEFEMGRSLAQTILFHNSVDVFQLDKNVSIVEMKIPQSWVGKSLSQLDLRGRYNLNVLGFRAYENAPLDVQFGPNDLLQADAYIMAVINNQHLDTLAELSE is encoded by the coding sequence ATGTCAGATCGGACAATTGGAATTTTAGGCTTGGGAATTTTTGGGAGCAGTGTTTTGGCTGCCCTAGCCAAGCATAACATGAATATCATCGCTATTGATGACCACGAGGAACGCATTAATCAATTTGAACCTGTGCTGGCGCGTGGAGTAGTTGGAGATATCACGGATGAAGAACTCCTTCTATCAGCAGGGATTGACACCTGTGATACCGTAGTTGTCGCAACGGGTGAAAATCTGGAGTCCAGTGTTCTCGCGGTTATGCACTGCAAGAGTCTAGGAGTGCCGACTGTTATTGCCAAGGTCAAAAGTCATACAGCTAAAAAGGTTCTAGAAAAAATTGGCGCAGACGCAGTCATCTCACCAGAGTTTGAAATGGGGCGCTCATTGGCGCAGACTATTCTCTTTCATAACAGCGTAGACGTCTTTCAGCTGGACAAGAATGTATCGATTGTCGAGATGAAAATCCCCCAATCATGGGTAGGTAAAAGCCTCAGTCAGTTGGATTTGCGTGGGCGATACAACCTCAACGTACTTGGTTTTCGTGCCTACGAAAATGCTCCTCTGGATGTCCAATTCGGACCCAATGACCTTTTGCAGGCAGATGCCTACATCATGGCCGTCATTAATAACCAACATCTGGACACCCTAGCTGAACTGAGTGAGTAG
- a CDS encoding SSURE domain-containing protein, whose protein sequence is MKFNPNQRYTRWSIRRLSVGVASVVVASGFFVLVGQPSSARADVVNPTPAQVVPDATSVSEKSDLPAEVLKKAVDVALPSEQADSAPKASLDATSSSEKADATAKDPVVAPKEEMQAQPDSKKETEDVVKPEESPASTVSGQDREASEAQPATTPAEVQKGVADNTKDTVDVPASYLDRANFPGPFTAGVNQVIPYEFFAGDGMLTRLILKASDKAPWSDNGTAKNPALPPVEKLGKGLYFYEVDLAGTQGKSDKEFLDLLKQNGTQSYKATIKVYGAKDGKPDLTNLVATKDLDVNLNGLTTPAEVQKGVADNTKDTVDVPASYLDKANFPGPFTAGVNQVIPYEFFAGDGMLTRLILKASDKTPWSDNGTAKNPALPPVEKLGKGLYFYEVDLAGTQGKSDKEFLDLLKQNGTQSYKATIKVYGAKDGKPDLTNLVATKDLTVNLNGLTTPAEVQKGVADNTKDTVDVPASYLDKANFPGPFTAGVNQVIPYEFFAGDGMLTRLILKASDKAPWSDNGTAKNPALPPVEKLGKGLYFYEVDLAGTQGKSDKEFLDLLKQNGTQSYKATIKVYGAKDGKPDLTNLVATKDLTVNLNGLTTPNQVKESVVNNVKDMIDVPASYLEKANVPGPFLAGVNQVIPYEAFGGDGMLTRLLLKASDKAPWSDNGTAKNPALLPLEGLAKGQYFYEVDLNGNTVGKEGQALLDQLRANGTHTYLATVKVYGSKDGKPDLTNLIATRQVTIRLRGKEMATIPSQQGQMNTKPSETGSTGTTEGMMGTNHHMSDMKVDQPASSQMANMMKKDDKAMLPNTGEAQTATAGLGIFGLALAGLVGLLGLTSKRED, encoded by the coding sequence ATGAAATTCAATCCAAATCAGAGATATACTCGTTGGTCAATTCGCCGTCTCAGTGTCGGTGTTGCTTCAGTTGTTGTGGCTAGCGGCTTCTTTGTCCTAGTCGGTCAACCAAGTTCTGCACGTGCTGATGTCGTCAATCCGACTCCTGCCCAAGTCGTGCCAGACGCTACTTCGGTGAGTGAAAAGAGCGACTTACCAGCAGAGGTTCTCAAAAAAGCAGTCGATGTAGCTCTTCCTTCAGAACAAGCAGACTCAGCACCTAAAGCAAGTTTAGATGCGACCAGCTCTTCAGAGAAAGCGGACGCAACTGCTAAAGACCCGGTAGTAGCACCAAAAGAAGAAATGCAAGCACAACCTGACTCTAAGAAAGAAACAGAAGATGTAGTTAAACCTGAGGAAAGTCCTGCGTCTACAGTTTCTGGACAAGACCGTGAAGCCAGTGAAGCGCAACCAGCGACTACTCCAGCCGAAGTACAAAAAGGTGTGGCTGACAACACCAAAGATACAGTAGATGTCCCAGCTTCTTATTTGGATAGAGCTAATTTCCCAGGTCCATTTACAGCTGGTGTCAATCAAGTCATTCCATACGAATTCTTCGCTGGTGACGGCATGTTGACTCGCCTGATCTTGAAAGCCTCTGATAAGGCTCCATGGTCAGACAACGGAACAGCTAAAAATCCCGCTCTCCCACCGGTAGAGAAATTGGGCAAAGGCCTTTACTTCTACGAAGTGGATTTAGCAGGCACCCAAGGAAAATCAGATAAAGAGTTTCTTGACCTCTTAAAACAAAATGGTACACAAAGCTATAAGGCAACCATCAAAGTGTACGGTGCAAAAGACGGCAAACCTGACCTAACTAATCTGGTAGCGACTAAAGATTTGGATGTTAACTTGAATGGTTTGACCACCCCGGCTGAAGTACAAAAAGGTGTGGCTGACAACACCAAAGACACAGTAGATGTCCCAGCTAGCTACCTTGACAAAGCCAATTTTCCAGGACCATTTACAGCTGGTGTCAACCAAGTTATTCCATACGAATTCTTCGCTGGAGATGGCATGTTGACTCGTCTTATCTTGAAAGCATCCGACAAGACTCCATGGTCAGACAACGGAACAGCTAAAAATCCCGCTCTCCCACCGGTAGAGAAATTGGGCAAAGGCCTTTACTTCTACGAAGTGGATTTAGCAGGCACCCAAGGAAAATCAGATAAAGAGTTTCTTGACCTCTTAAAACAAAATGGTACACAAAGCTATAAGGCAACCATCAAAGTGTACGGTGCAAAAGACGGCAAGCCTGACTTAACTAATCTGGTAGCAACTAAAGATTTGACTGTTAATTTGAATGGTTTGACCACTCCAGCTGAAGTGCAAAAAGGCGTGGCTGACAACACCAAAGATACAGTAGATGTTCCGGCTAGCTACCTTGACAAAGCCAATTTCCCAGGTCCATTTACAGCTGGTGTCAATCAAGTCATTCCATACGAATTCTTCGCTGGTGACGGCATGTTGACTCGCCTGATCTTGAAAGCCTCTGATAAGGCTCCATGGTCAGACAACGGAACAGCTAAAAATCCCGCTCTCCCACCGGTAGAGAAATTGGGCAAAGGCCTTTACTTCTACGAAGTGGATTTAGCAGGCACCCAAGGAAAATCAGATAAAGAGTTTCTTGACCTCTTAAAACAAAATGGTACACAAAGCTATAAGGCAACCATCAAAGTGTACGGTGCAAAAGACGGCAAGCCTGACTTAACTAATCTGGTAGCAACTAAAGATTTGACTGTTAATTTGAATGGTTTGACTACACCAAATCAGGTCAAAGAGTCTGTTGTTAACAATGTCAAAGACATGATTGATGTTCCAGCTAGCTACCTTGAAAAAGCAAATGTTCCGGGTCCATTCTTGGCCGGTGTCAACCAAGTTATTCCATACGAAGCTTTTGGTGGAGATGGTATGTTGACTCGCCTCTTGTTAAAAGCTTCAGACAAAGCCCCATGGTCAGACAACGGAACAGCTAAAAATCCTGCTCTATTGCCACTTGAAGGCTTGGCTAAAGGCCAATATTTCTACGAAGTGGATTTGAATGGCAATACTGTTGGCAAAGAAGGACAAGCCCTTCTAGATCAACTTCGAGCTAACGGAACACATACATACCTAGCTACTGTTAAAGTCTATGGCTCTAAAGATGGCAAACCTGATTTGACCAATCTGATTGCTACTCGTCAAGTAACGATTCGACTTCGTGGAAAAGAAATGGCGACAATACCATCTCAACAAGGTCAGATGAATACGAAGCCTTCTGAAACAGGCTCTACAGGTACGACTGAGGGTATGATGGGTACAAATCACCATATGTCAGATATGAAGGTCGATCAACCAGCTTCTAGCCAAATGGCTAATATGATGAAAAAAGATGATAAAGCGATGCTACCAAATACTGGGGAAGCTCAAACAGCTACAGCTGGCCTTGGTATCTTTGGTCTAGCCTTGGCAGGTCTTGTTGGACTTTTGGGTTTGACAAGCAAACGAGAAGATTAA
- a CDS encoding response regulator transcription factor — MKKTILLVDDEIDILDIQNRYLIQAGYDVLVAHDGKEGLELFRKKSIDLIITDIMMPNMDGYDFISEVQYIAPDQPFLFTTAKTSEQDKIYGLSLGADDFIVKPFSPRELVLRVNNILRRLSRGRETEQIEFGDLVINHVTHEVRIGEQPLELTVKSFELLWILASNPERVFSKTELYEKVWQEDYVDDTNTLNVHIHALRQELTKYTNSNAPAIKTVWGLGYKMERPRGRK, encoded by the coding sequence ATGAAAAAGACAATTTTGCTGGTTGATGATGAGATAGATATTCTAGATATTCAAAACCGCTATCTTATACAGGCAGGTTACGATGTTTTGGTCGCCCATGATGGTAAGGAGGGATTAGAGCTTTTCAGAAAAAAATCTATCGATCTTATTATCACAGATATCATGATGCCCAATATGGACGGTTATGATTTTATCAGTGAAGTTCAGTATATCGCTCCGGATCAACCCTTCCTCTTTACAACTGCTAAGACAAGCGAACAGGATAAGATTTATGGATTAAGTTTGGGGGCAGATGATTTTATAGTCAAACCCTTTAGCCCACGCGAATTGGTTTTAAGAGTGAATAATATCTTGCGTCGCCTTAGCCGTGGAAGAGAGACAGAACAGATTGAGTTTGGTGACTTAGTGATCAACCATGTGACTCATGAGGTTCGCATTGGGGAGCAACCTTTGGAATTGACAGTAAAATCCTTTGAACTTCTATGGATATTAGCCAGCAATCCCGAGAGAGTCTTTTCAAAGACGGAACTTTACGAGAAGGTATGGCAAGAGGACTATGTGGATGATACCAATACACTCAATGTTCATATCCATGCTTTGAGGCAAGAGTTGACCAAGTATACGAATTCAAATGCTCCCGCTATCAAAACTGTCTGGGGTTTGGGCTATAAGATGGAAAGGCCAAGAGGTAGAAAATGA
- a CDS encoding cell wall metabolism sensor histidine kinase WalK, whose translation MKLKNYILVGYLVSTLLTILVVFWAVQRMLIEKSEVYFLVGMTLIASFIGAAVSIFLLSPVFSSLKHLKKQAQDIASKDFSTEIETKGPLEFQELGQAFNDMSHNLQATFQSLDESEQEKRMMIAQLSHDIKTPITSIQVTVEGILDGVIKEEERLHYLATIGRQTERLNKLVEELDVLTLNTQPQETTDEEVEEVFLDQLLIESMSEFQLQIEQEERDVYIQVSPELAKIKSHSDKLSRILVNLLNNAFKYSEPGTRIEVLAQLTEQELTISVKDEGQGILPEDLEKIFKRLYRVETSRNMKTGGHGLGLAIARELAHQLGGEITAESQYGLGSKFTFSLNLK comes from the coding sequence ATGAAATTAAAAAACTATATTTTAGTGGGGTATCTAGTGTCGACTCTACTAACGATTTTGGTCGTTTTCTGGGCAGTCCAACGAATGTTGATTGAGAAAAGTGAAGTTTACTTTCTAGTTGGAATGACCTTGATTGCTAGTTTCATTGGCGCTGCAGTGAGCATCTTTCTTTTGTCGCCAGTGTTCTCTTCTCTGAAACATTTGAAAAAACAAGCTCAGGATATAGCAAGCAAGGATTTCAGCACAGAAATTGAAACCAAGGGCCCATTAGAATTTCAAGAACTGGGCCAGGCTTTTAATGACATGTCCCACAATTTGCAGGCCACCTTTCAATCACTTGATGAGAGCGAGCAAGAAAAGAGAATGATGATTGCGCAGCTCTCTCACGATATTAAAACTCCCATTACCTCCATTCAGGTTACTGTGGAGGGAATTCTAGATGGAGTGATCAAGGAAGAGGAGCGGCTCCACTACTTAGCCACGATTGGTCGGCAAACTGAGCGTCTAAACAAGCTAGTGGAGGAATTGGATGTTTTGACTCTTAATACACAACCTCAAGAAACTACTGATGAGGAAGTCGAAGAGGTCTTTTTAGATCAGCTGTTGATTGAGTCAATGAGTGAATTTCAACTCCAGATTGAACAAGAGGAGCGAGACGTTTACATTCAAGTGTCACCTGAGTTGGCGAAAATCAAGAGCCATTCTGACAAACTTTCTCGCATTTTGGTTAATTTGTTAAACAATGCCTTTAAATATTCAGAACCAGGAACCAGAATCGAGGTTCTTGCCCAATTAACAGAACAAGAGCTGACAATCAGTGTGAAAGACGAGGGTCAGGGGATCCTTCCTGAAGATTTGGAAAAGATCTTTAAACGACTTTATCGTGTAGAAACTTCGCGCAATATGAAGACGGGTGGGCATGGCTTAGGTCTTGCGATCGCACGAGAACTAGCCCATCAGCTTGGTGGCGAAATCACAGCAGAAAGTCAATATGGCTTAGGAAGCAAGTTTACATTCAGCCTTAATTTGAAATAA
- the rpsD gene encoding 30S ribosomal protein S4: MSRYTGPSWKQARRLGLSLTGTGKELARRNYVPGQHGPNNRSKLSEYGLQLAEKQKLRFTYGVGEKQFRNLFVQATKIKGGILGFNFMLLLERRLDNVVYRLGLATTRRQARQFVNHGHILVDGKRVDIPSYRVTPGQVISVREKSLKVPAILEAVEATLGRPAFVSFDAEKLEGSLTRLPERDEINPEINEALVVEFYNKML, from the coding sequence ATGTCACGTTATACAGGACCATCTTGGAAACAAGCTCGTCGCCTTGGCCTTTCACTTACAGGTACAGGTAAAGAATTGGCACGTCGTAACTACGTACCAGGACAACACGGACCAAACAACCGTTCTAAATTGTCAGAATACGGTTTGCAATTGGCTGAAAAACAAAAACTTCGCTTCACTTACGGTGTAGGTGAAAAACAATTCCGTAACTTGTTCGTACAAGCTACAAAAATCAAAGGCGGAATCCTAGGTTTCAACTTCATGCTTCTTTTGGAACGTCGTTTGGATAACGTTGTTTACCGTCTTGGCCTTGCGACTACTCGTCGTCAAGCTCGTCAATTCGTAAACCACGGTCACATCCTTGTTGACGGAAAACGCGTTGATATCCCATCATACCGCGTAACTCCAGGTCAAGTGATCTCAGTTCGTGAAAAATCATTGAAAGTTCCAGCAATCCTTGAAGCAGTAGAAGCTACTCTTGGACGTCCAGCATTCGTATCATTCGACGCTGAAAAATTGGAAGGTTCATTGACTCGCTTGCCAGAACGCGACGAAATCAACCCAGAAATCAACGAAGCACTTGTCGTTGAATTCTACAACAAAATGCTTTAA
- a CDS encoding HXXEE domain-containing protein produces MAFYLWMFPLLFIFHDMEEIIGLVPWIHLNETLLAQKAPAILKIHKGITTEGFALAVFEEFILVLSITLLAYFTQSRALELVWLGGFVAFALHLLLHIGQSILLRKYIPALITSILCFPVSAYLITDIVHLWQVSTSEFFLFSLVGSGIVVINLLFALWLGKKYSAWLIHYH; encoded by the coding sequence ATGGCATTTTATCTTTGGATGTTCCCTCTACTCTTTATCTTTCACGACATGGAAGAAATTATCGGTCTTGTCCCTTGGATTCATCTCAACGAAACCTTGCTGGCTCAAAAGGCTCCTGCTATTCTCAAGATTCACAAAGGAATTACAACAGAGGGATTTGCCCTTGCTGTTTTTGAGGAGTTTATTCTTGTCCTATCCATCACCTTATTAGCGTATTTTACTCAATCTAGAGCGCTCGAATTAGTTTGGTTAGGAGGATTTGTGGCCTTTGCACTCCATCTCTTGCTCCATATTGGACAATCAATTCTTCTCCGTAAGTATATCCCTGCTCTCATCACTTCTATCCTTTGTTTTCCTGTCAGTGCTTATTTGATTACAGACATCGTGCATTTGTGGCAGGTTTCGACTAGCGAATTTTTCCTATTTTCACTGGTCGGTTCAGGCATCGTCGTCATCAATCTCCTCTTTGCTCTCTGGCTCGGGAAAAAGTATTCCGCCTGGCTCATCCATTACCATTAA
- the rpmG gene encoding 50S ribosomal protein L33 yields MRVNITLEHKESGERLYLTSKNKRNTPDRLQLKKYSPKLRKHVVFTEVK; encoded by the coding sequence ATGCGCGTAAATATTACACTTGAACACAAAGAATCTGGTGAACGCTTGTACCTTACTTCTAAAAACAAACGTAACACTCCAGACCGTCTTCAATTGAAGAAATACTCACCAAAACTTCGCAAACACGTTGTGTTCACCGAGGTTAAGTAA
- the rpmF gene encoding 50S ribosomal protein L32: protein MAVPARRTSKAKKNKRRTHYKVTAPSVNFDETTGDYSRSHRVSLKGYYKGRKIAKAASAE, encoded by the coding sequence ATGGCAGTACCTGCACGTCGCACTTCAAAAGCGAAGAAAAACAAACGTCGTACACACTACAAAGTAACAGCTCCATCTGTAAACTTTGACGAAACTACTGGAGATTACTCACGTTCTCACCGCGTATCACTTAAAGGATACTACAAAGGACGTAAAATCGCTAAAGCTGCATCAGCTGAATAA
- the ilvD gene encoding dihydroxy-acid dehydratase → MTELDKRHRSSIYDSMVKSPNRAMLRATGMTDKDFETPIVGVISTWAENTPCNIHLHDFGKLAKEGVKSAGAWPVQFGTITVADGIAMGTPGMRFSLTSRDIIADSIEAAMGGHNVDAFVAIGGCDKNMPGSMIAIANMDIPAIFAYGGTIAPGNLDGKDIDLVSVFEGIGKWNHGDMTAEDVKRLECNACPGPGGCGGMYTANTMATAIEVLGMSLPGSSSHPAESADKKEDIEAAGRAVVKMLELGLKPSDILTREAFEDAITVTMALGGSTNATLHLLAIAHAANVDLSLEDFNTIQERVPHLADLKPSGQYVFQDLYEVGGVPAVMKYLLANGFLHGDRITCTGKTVAENLADFADLTPGQKVIMPLENPKRADGPLIILNGNLAPDGAVAKVSGVKVRRHVGPAKVFDSEEDAIQAVLTDEIVDGDVVVVRFVGPKGGPGMPEMLSLSSMIVGKGQGDKVALLTDGRFSGGTYGLVVGHIAPEAQDGGPIAYLRTGDIVTVDQDTKEISMAVSEEELEKRKAETTLPPLYSRGVLGKYAHIVSSASRGAVTDFWNMDKSGKK, encoded by the coding sequence ATGACTGAATTAGATAAACGTCACCGCAGTAGCATTTATGACAGCATGGTTAAATCACCAAACCGTGCCATGCTTCGTGCGACTGGTATGACAGATAAGGACTTTGAAACACCGATTGTGGGAGTGATTTCGACTTGGGCGGAAAATACACCATGTAATATTCACTTGCATGATTTTGGGAAATTGGCGAAAGAAGGTGTTAAATCGGCAGGTGCTTGGCCTGTTCAGTTTGGTACTATTACCGTAGCGGACGGGATTGCCATGGGAACGCCTGGTATGCGCTTCTCTTTGACATCTCGTGATATCATCGCGGACTCCATCGAGGCGGCGATGGGTGGTCACAATGTGGATGCCTTTGTTGCTATCGGTGGCTGTGATAAGAACATGCCTGGTTCTATGATTGCCATTGCTAATATGGATATTCCAGCTATTTTCGCTTATGGTGGAACCATTGCACCCGGAAATCTTGATGGCAAAGACATTGACTTGGTTTCGGTATTTGAAGGAATCGGAAAATGGAACCACGGTGATATGACAGCTGAGGACGTGAAACGTCTCGAATGTAATGCCTGCCCTGGCCCTGGTGGCTGTGGCGGTATGTATACTGCTAATACCATGGCGACTGCTATCGAAGTTCTCGGTATGAGTTTGCCAGGATCTTCATCTCACCCAGCTGAATCAGCTGACAAGAAAGAAGATATCGAAGCAGCAGGACGAGCTGTAGTTAAAATGCTTGAACTTGGTCTCAAACCATCAGATATCTTGACTCGTGAAGCCTTTGAAGATGCCATCACTGTAACGATGGCTCTTGGTGGTTCTACAAATGCCACTCTTCACTTGCTTGCCATTGCCCATGCGGCTAATGTTGACTTGTCACTTGAGGACTTCAATACGATCCAAGAACGTGTGCCTCACTTGGCCGACTTGAAACCATCTGGTCAGTATGTCTTCCAAGACCTCTACGAAGTCGGTGGTGTGCCTGCTGTTATGAAATATCTCTTGGCAAATGGTTTCCTTCATGGCGACCGCATTACATGTACTGGTAAGACAGTCGCTGAAAACTTGGCTGACTTTGCAGACCTTACACCAGGTCAAAAAGTCATCATGCCATTGGAAAATCCAAAACGTGCGGACGGTCCACTTATCATCTTGAACGGGAACCTTGCCCCTGATGGCGCGGTTGCTAAAGTATCAGGTGTTAAAGTTCGTCGTCACGTTGGACCGGCTAAGGTCTTTGACTCAGAAGAAGATGCTATTCAGGCTGTCTTGACAGATGAAATCGTTGATGGCGATGTAGTCGTTGTCCGTTTCGTTGGACCTAAGGGTGGTCCTGGTATGCCTGAGATGCTGTCACTTTCATCCATGATCGTTGGTAAAGGTCAAGGAGACAAGGTTGCCCTCTTGACGGATGGCCGTTTCTCAGGTGGTACTTATGGTCTGGTTGTCGGACATATTGCTCCTGAAGCTCAGGATGGTGGACCAATTGCCTACCTCCGTACAGGTGATATCGTTACGGTTGACCAAGATACCAAAGAAATTTCCATGGCCGTATCCGAAGAAGAACTTGAAAAACGCAAGGCAGAAACAACCTTGCCACCACTTTATAGCCGTGGTGTACTCGGTAAATATGCCCATATCGTATCATCTGCTTCACGTGGAGCCGTGACAGACTTCTGGAATATGGACAAGTCAGGTAAAAAATAA
- a CDS encoding metal-sulfur cluster assembly factor gives MREDIKINDRALALQDQIIEKLEKVFDTDVELDVYNLGLIYEINLDETGLCKIVMTFTDTACDCAESLPIEIVAGLKQIEGIEDVKVEVTWSPAWKITRISRYGRIALGLPPR, from the coding sequence ATGAGAGAGGATATCAAAATTAATGACCGTGCTTTGGCCTTGCAAGACCAAATTATCGAAAAACTAGAGAAGGTTTTTGATACAGATGTGGAATTGGATGTGTATAATCTAGGGCTGATTTATGAAATCAATCTGGATGAAACAGGTCTCTGCAAGATTGTCATGACTTTCACTGATACTGCCTGCGATTGTGCCGAAAGCTTGCCTATCGAAATCGTCGCAGGTCTGAAACAAATCGAGGGTATCGAAGATGTTAAGGTTGAAGTTACCTGGTCGCCTGCCTGGAAGATCACACGAATCAGTCGCTACGGACGCATTGCCCTTGGACTGCCACCTCGTTAA